One genomic window of Prochlorococcus marinus str. NATL2A includes the following:
- the secF gene encoding protein translocase subunit SecF, whose product MKAKFNVQIYKNRKYVWLISFSLCLISIIGMLICLKSTSINAPLNLGLDYTGGTQITLERSCTDECISLNTSEISNNIIALKKQDKSFSSNTSPNLSRSQIQLLDNSQLISIRLPFLSANQSESVVAEVNKSFGPFNNENTSVEIIGPSLGRQLLKSSLISLFFAFLGIALYINFRYDRRYSFLALLALLHDILIVCGVFAWLGYFFNVEVDSLFAVSLLTIAGYSVNNTVVVFDRIREKSLIENQLSYKYQIDKAVGATLTRTIYTSLTTLLPLICILIWGGSTLYWFAFALLIGVIIGSWSSIALAPSLLSITSTKKLD is encoded by the coding sequence ATGAAAGCTAAATTTAATGTTCAAATTTATAAAAATAGAAAATATGTGTGGCTTATTTCATTCTCTTTATGTTTAATTTCAATAATTGGAATGCTAATTTGCCTTAAAAGTACTTCTATTAATGCCCCTTTAAATCTTGGCTTAGACTATACCGGAGGAACTCAAATAACCTTAGAGAGGAGTTGTACTGATGAATGTATTAGCTTAAATACAAGTGAAATATCTAATAATATAATCGCTTTAAAAAAACAGGACAAAAGCTTTAGTTCAAATACATCTCCCAACTTATCTAGATCACAGATTCAATTACTTGATAATTCACAATTAATATCCATTAGGCTTCCATTTTTATCGGCAAATCAATCTGAGTCTGTAGTGGCCGAGGTTAATAAATCTTTTGGCCCATTTAACAATGAAAATACGTCTGTTGAAATTATTGGTCCAAGTCTTGGGAGGCAGTTACTTAAAAGTAGTTTAATTTCTTTATTCTTTGCTTTTCTTGGAATAGCTTTATATATTAATTTTAGATATGATCGACGATACTCATTTTTAGCATTATTAGCTCTTTTGCATGACATACTTATTGTTTGTGGTGTATTTGCATGGCTGGGGTATTTCTTTAATGTAGAGGTCGATTCCTTATTTGCTGTATCTCTTTTAACCATTGCAGGCTATTCAGTAAATAATACTGTTGTCGTTTTTGATAGGATAAGAGAAAAAAGTTTAATAGAAAATCAATTAAGTTATAAATATCAGATTGATAAAGCCGTTGGTGCAACATTGACGAGGACGATATATACAAGTCTTACAACACTTCTTCCATTAATATGTATATTAATTTGGGGAGGATCAACATTGTATTGGTTTGCATTTGCGTTGTTAATCGGAGTTATAATTGGATCATGG